The genomic interval AGTTGCGATGACATTGATTATTGTTATTCGTCATATTGATTTATCTGTCGGCTATGTAGCGGGATTTCTAGGGGCAATTGCTGCAATCCTACTAACCCAGGCAGGCGTTTCCGTGTATATTACTATCCCTATCATTCTAGTTCTGGGAATTGTAGTAGGATTATTTAACGGATTGTTAGTAGCACAAGTGGGAATACCATCCTTTGTAGCTACCTTAGCGGGAATGCTGATTTTTCGAGGGGCGTTATTGCAAGTAACGGAAAAAACAGGAACCATTATCATTCAAAATGATGCGTTTAATGCGATTGGTAATGGATATATCCCATCCATTTTTGAAGTAAATGGACTTCATTTCTTATCTTTATTGGTAGGGTTAATCGGGATACTGCTCTACATTTATAGCGAAATAACAAATAGAAGAAACAAATTAAACTATCAATTTGATGTACTGTCTAAACCAATGTTTCTATTAAAATTAGCATTTGTTTCTATCATTATTGCCTATATCACATGGATTCTTGCTGGGTATAACGGATTTTCTTGGACCGTTATTATTATGCTTGCAGTTGTTTTTGTGTATCATTTCCTGACAACAAAAACAGTACTTGGAAGGCATATTTATGCAGTCGGAAGCAATCCAGAAGCTGCTCACCTTAGTGGGATTAATGTAAAAAAAATTACCTATATTGTTTTTGGATCAATGGGAATGATGGCTGCATTATCAGGTATTTTATTTACAGCTCGTCTCCAATCAGCAACCACAACGGCCGGTACTCTATTCGAATTAGATGCAATTGCAGCGGCTTATGTAGGAGGAGTTTCAGCAGCTGGAGGAGTTGGAAAAGTAACAGGTGCTATTATTGGTGCAATTGTTATGGCATCACTTTCAAGTGGAATGAACTTACTAGGAGTCGGGATCTCTTACCAATATATGATTAGAGGCGGAGTTCTAGCAGGTGCGGTTATTTTCGATGTAATGACGAGGAAGTCAAAATAAACTAGAAGGAGAGACAGCGGTCTCTCCTATTTTCCACATTTTATTTAGGACAGGCTAATGCTTGTTCTTTCCTTTCCTTTTATTCTATTATTTGCCACGAGATAATGGCATCTCTTTTCCCCGTAAA from Niallia sp. FSL W8-0635 carries:
- a CDS encoding sugar ABC transporter permease, producing MNMYQEAKTLIRANIRDYGMYIALFVIILTFTIMTDGLFISSRNISNLLDSAGYIAVLAVAMTLIIVIRHIDLSVGYVAGFLGAIAAILLTQAGVSVYITIPIILVLGIVVGLFNGLLVAQVGIPSFVATLAGMLIFRGALLQVTEKTGTIIIQNDAFNAIGNGYIPSIFEVNGLHFLSLLVGLIGILLYIYSEITNRRNKLNYQFDVLSKPMFLLKLAFVSIIIAYITWILAGYNGFSWTVIIMLAVVFVYHFLTTKTVLGRHIYAVGSNPEAAHLSGINVKKITYIVFGSMGMMAALSGILFTARLQSATTTAGTLFELDAIAAAYVGGVSAAGGVGKVTGAIIGAIVMASLSSGMNLLGVGISYQYMIRGGVLAGAVIFDVMTRKSK